A region from the Desulfuromonadaceae bacterium genome encodes:
- a CDS encoding nucleotidyl transferase AbiEii/AbiGii toxin family protein: MNLFDQLVLQAMKNKAELAPLRAVVEKELLHHDIMREMNAAGCLDTLTFIGGTCLRACYGSQLLSEDLDFTGGKTFDRETLGDLATILVDRLEAKYGLQVTVDEPKREVGNVDTWKMKVNTRPEQKSLPAQRINIDICALPSYDRRPVMVRNHYGVEMGTAGLIIQAQSREEILADKLVALGLRPNRLKNRDLWDIVWLKQLGVELPLDLLPDKILDRQRSTAEFLILLNERKSQLQLDPEFQRDFSQEMKRFLPVHIVVETIENEAFWPYLVGVICAECNQVNRSLTNPPKIYTFKM, from the coding sequence ATGAATTTATTTGATCAACTGGTTCTTCAGGCGATGAAAAATAAGGCTGAGCTTGCGCCGTTGCGGGCGGTGGTTGAGAAAGAACTTCTCCATCATGATATTATGCGTGAAATGAATGCCGCTGGCTGTCTCGACACCTTGACCTTTATCGGTGGAACCTGCTTGCGTGCCTGTTATGGTTCTCAGCTGTTGAGTGAAGATTTAGATTTTACCGGTGGCAAAACTTTTGATCGTGAGACGTTGGGCGATTTGGCGACTATTCTTGTTGACCGGCTGGAAGCGAAATATGGTTTGCAGGTGACGGTGGATGAGCCGAAGAGAGAGGTCGGGAATGTTGATACCTGGAAGATGAAAGTTAACACCCGACCGGAGCAAAAATCACTGCCTGCGCAAAGAATTAATATCGATATTTGCGCCTTGCCCAGCTATGATCGGCGCCCTGTGATGGTGCGCAACCATTATGGCGTCGAGATGGGAACTGCCGGCCTGATCATTCAGGCGCAAAGCCGCGAGGAAATCCTGGCTGATAAGCTTGTTGCCTTGGGTTTGCGGCCAAACCGGCTGAAAAATCGTGATCTTTGGGATATTGTCTGGCTTAAACAACTTGGGGTCGAACTGCCGCTGGATTTGCTACCAGACAAGATTCTTGATCGTCAGCGGAGTACGGCGGAATTTTTGATTTTGTTAAATGAGCGTAAGTCTCAATTGCAACTGGATCCGGAATTTCAGCGTGATTTTAGTCAAGAAATGAAACGATTTCTGCCCGTACACATTGTTGTGGAAACGATTGAGAATGAAGCGTTCTGGCCGTATCTTGTGGGGGTTATTTGTGCGGAATGTAAT